The following are encoded in a window of Harmonia axyridis chromosome 7, icHarAxyr1.1, whole genome shotgun sequence genomic DNA:
- the LOC123684968 gene encoding transcription factor SPT20 homolog isoform X4, which translates to MQNTEASCEESERVIKKFKTSRSSLPSLISYENLNEPETSQTEFCLFSKLLEIHHEESKKNTDEIINGLKYSSFLLEKLVIKERLNTLILNLYPGNKGFSMAFRSIPRSEVGSEDTANIIETMQWPYEDDDILRHIDNEELPPTLVDVFEMHYSHLFYSGCIIAEIRDYRQAYPHSNCDIHHVLLRPTLKSIMSDINNIVETNNSASEEKDEWSIEERHMLESQILLADNSHICLDPDNTVCSTQLRLNHSRNMWNSHKFHRMARKFSQVTVNRKRKLDQFTHRTGLELYEYLNRVRTKSKSPNSGSKIRKTEIKEIKPIAVPNLDSPAIGPPSQGVVINEFKAYQPPVESNDYLPQIVEEYVLETKLPPKDKNKQRVYHIKLSILQRPSNSEYLGELYLDRDHKENERNGVACRFTLGTRMHVNKYLQQFSETFTKSGRQSVVMRRGGRNTNFKISLGQLQQNAAQSSAQQKQQQQVGNQPQQQNQQVGNLPNHIINGIVSGGVNIVQNQVHTSTSSASVMPSHLQSSSTSKPSTQTLTNQQLEINALAIKLMNFGQEFQAAAHAKQQEQQRQLQQQQQQKGSTNANNTIINLLNSGPVSNINSEANTVVVNTINNSSLLPQQIQTSTQQKLLTPRKMTVMNLPSNARVIGHAGNLVVNNNRLADLNSSLSGQQTITLTSVNSNESFSYTAVPVKQQVISQRSVSTSNESNKQTALSALLVGTPAADRPDIVSSNNSSLLLEKLASSSSSNSSQGTSQSFLQNPNKPQQFVLQSSKINTVQSPMSSPQQTSNTINVQSLKLSQLQSLTGIQNLQVQLPGFSQPISLSSGGNIQGHPTGLLVSLPVTSSSGTSTISQAANNGTGVVNTGPTVVLANAAGLTSLAQLVSGMKNLNQQGIRQSVPATVSLTQGQQIQLITSLQGQRLQQANLQQNITRTIQRTPITIKMASTPPNTSQLTDLKFDITEK; encoded by the exons ATGCAAAATACAGAGGCATCATGTGAGGAGAGTGAA cgagtaataaaaaaattcaaaacaagtcGTTCTTCATTGCCTTCTCTTATatcatatgaaaatttgaatgaaccagAAACATCACAAActgaattttgtttgttttcaaaaCTACTGGAAATTCACCATGAAGAAAGTAAAAAGAATactgatgaaataataaat GGTTTGAAATATAGTTCTTTTCTGTTAGAAAAACTTGTAATTAAAGAAAGACTGAATACCCTTATTCTAAATCTATATCCTGGAAACAAAGGCTTTTCAATGGCTTTTCGATCTATCCCCCGTTCTGAAGTGGGATCTGAAGACACTGCCAATATAATCGAGACAATGCAGTGGCCGTATGAAGATGATGATATACTCAGGCATATAGATAATGAAGAGCTTCCGCCTACTCTAGTAGATGTATTTGAGATGCATTATAGCCACTTATTCTACAGTGGGTGTATTATTGCTGAAATCAGAGATTACAGACAAGCTTACCCCCATTCTAATTGTGATATTCATCATGTTTTGCTTCGACCAACTCTAAAG AGTATTATGTCCGATATCAACAACATAGTAGAAACTAACAACTCAGCATCAGAAGAAAAAGACGAATGGAGTATAGAAGAGAGACACATGCTAGAGAGTCAGATTCTACTGGctgataattctcatatatGCTTAGACCCGGACAATACAGTATGTTCGACTCAATTAAGGCTGAATCACAGTAGGAACATGTGGAACTCCCATAAGTTCCATAGGATGGCTAGAAAATTCTCTCAAGTTACTGTTAATAGGAAAAGGAAATTAGATCAATTCACTCATAGAACAGGATTAGAATTATACGAGTATCTTAATAGGGTTAGGACGAAATCGAAATCCCCAAACTCTGGATCCAAGATAAGGAAAACAGAGATAAAGGAAATCAAACCCATAGCTGTACCTAATTTGGATTCTCCAGCTATCGGTCCTCCTTCTCAAG GTGTTGTCATCAATGAGTTCAAGGCCTACCAACCTCCTGTAGAATCCAATGACTATCTACCTCAAATAGTTGAAGAGTATGTATTGGAAACTAAATTACCCCCTAAGGATAAGAATAAGCAGCGTGTATACCATATCAAACTGTCGATACTGCAAAGACCTTCAAATTCGGAATATTTAGGAGAATTGTATCTTGACAGGGATCATAAAGAGAACGAAAGGAATGGAGTAGCATGTCGCTTCACATTAGGTACTCGGATGCATGTGAATAAATATTTACAACAGTTTTCAGAGACTTTTACCAAGAGTGGTAGGCAAAGTGTTGTGATGAGACGTGGTGGTCGTAACACGAACTTCAAGATCTCTTTGGGTCAGTTACAG CAGAATGCAGCTCAATCAAGTGCCCAACAGAAACAACAGCAACAAGTTGGTAATCAACCTCAGCAACAAAATCAGCAAGTTGGTAATCTACCAAACCATATTATTAATGGAATTGTGTCTGGTGGGGTGAATATCGTTCAAAATCAGGTTCATACAAGTACCTCAAGTGCTTCTGTGATG ccGAGTCACTTGCAGTCAAGTTCTACGAGTAAGCCATCAACTCAAACACTCACTAATCAACAGTTGGAAATTAATGCTCTTGCTATAAAACTGATGAATTTTGGGCAAGAGTTTCAAGCAGCAG CTCATGCAAAACAACAGGAACAACAACGTCAATTACAACAGCAGCAACAGCAGAAAGGCTCTACAAATGCTAACAACACGATAATCAACTTACTAAATAGTGGTCCAGTCAGTAATATAAATAGTGAGGCTAACACAGTTGTGGTGAACACGATAAACAATTCCTCCTTACTACCTCAACAAATACAAACTAGTACTCAACAGAAGCTGTTAACTCCGAGAAAAATGACTGTAATGAACTTGCCCTCGAACGCTCGAGTAATAGGACACGCAGGCAATTTGGTTGTGAATAATAATCGTTTGGCAGATTTGAACAGCTCGTTGAGTGGACAGCAAACCATAACCTTGACATCGGTTAACAGTAACGAGAGTTTCAGTTATACTGCTGTTCCTGTTAAGCAACAAGTG ATAAGTCAGAGATCAGTATCCACTTCAAATGAGTCAAATAAACAAACAGCTTTATCGGCTCTTTTAGTTGGTACCCCTGCAGCTGATAGACCAGACATTGTGAGTTCCAATAACAGCTCCCTTTTGTTGGAAAAACTAGCCAGTTCGAGTTCATCGAACTCCTCTCAAGGAACATCACAATCCTTCCTTCAGAACCCAAACAAACCCCAGCAGTTCGTCTTGCAGTCCTCTAAGATAAACACAGTTCAGTCGCCAATGTCTAGTCCCCAGCAAACGTCCAATACAATAAATGTTCAGAGTTTGAAACTCTCTCAGTTGCAGAGTTTAACAGGTATACAGAATCTTCAAGTTCAGTTACCAGGATTTTCACAACCGATCTCACTTTCGTCGGGGGGGAACATACAAGGTCATCCAACTGGTCTGTTGGTTTCTTTACCAGTGACTTCATCTTCTGGTACAAGCACCATCTCTCAGGCAGCTAATAATGGAACAGGTGTTGTGAACACTGGACCAACTGTTGTGTTGGCAAACGCAGCTGGCTTGACAAGTCTTG CTCAGTTAGTCAGTGGAATGAAGAACCTGAATCAACAAGGTATCAGGCAGAGTGTGCCAGCGACAGTTTCACTAACACAAGGCCAACAAATTCAACTAATAACTTCTCTTCAAGGTCAGAGACTACAGCAAGCAAATCTGCAACAGAACATTACAAGAACAATTCAAAGAACACCTATAACAATCAAGATGGCTTCTACCCCTCCCAACACAAGTCAGTTGacagatttaaaatttgatattacaGAAAAATAA
- the LOC123684968 gene encoding transcription factor SPT20 homolog isoform X5, translating to MQNTEASCEESERVIKKFKTSRSSLPSLISYENLNEPETSQTEFCLFSKLLEIHHEESKKNTDEIINGLKYSSFLLEKLVIKERLNTLILNLYPGNKGFSMAFRSIPRSEVGSEDTANIIETMQWPYEDDDILRHIDNEELPPTLVDVFEMHYSHLFYSGCIIAEIRDYRQAYPHSNCDIHHVLLRPTLKSIMSDINNIVETNNSASEEKDEWSIEERHMLESQILLADNSHICLDPDNTVCSTQLRLNHSRNMWNSHKFHRMARKFSQVTVNRKRKLDQFTHRTGLELYEYLNRVRTKSKSPNSGSKIRKTEIKEIKPIAVPNLDSPAIGPPSQGVVINEFKAYQPPVESNDYLPQIVEEYVLETKLPPKDKNKQRVYHIKLSILQRPSNSEYLGELYLDRDHKENERNGVACRFTLGTRMHVNKYLQQFSETFTKSGRQSVVMRRGGRNTNFKISLGQLQQNAAQSSAQQKQQQQVGNQPQQQNQQVGNLPNHIINGIVSGGVNIVQNQVHTSTSSASVMPSHLQSSSTSKPSTQTLTNQQLEINALAIKLMNFGQEFQAAAHAKQQEQQRQLQQQQQQKGSTNANNTIINLLNSGPVSNINSEANTVVVNTINNSSLLPQQIQTSTQQKLLTPRKMTVMNLPSNARVIGHAGNLVVNNNRLADLNSSLSGQQTITLTSVNSNESFSYTAVPVKQQVISQRSVSTSNESNKQTALSALLVGTPAADRPDIVSSNNSSLLLEKLASSSSSNSSQGTSQSFLQNPNKPQQFVLQSSKINTVQSPMSSPQQTSNTINVQSLKLSQLQSLTGIQNLQVQLPGFSQPISLSSGGNIQGHPTGLLVSLPVTSSSGTSTISQAANNGTGVVNTGPTVVLANAAGLTSLGQRLQQANLQQNITRTIQRTPITIKMASTPPNTSQLTDLKFDITEK from the exons ATGCAAAATACAGAGGCATCATGTGAGGAGAGTGAA cgagtaataaaaaaattcaaaacaagtcGTTCTTCATTGCCTTCTCTTATatcatatgaaaatttgaatgaaccagAAACATCACAAActgaattttgtttgttttcaaaaCTACTGGAAATTCACCATGAAGAAAGTAAAAAGAATactgatgaaataataaat GGTTTGAAATATAGTTCTTTTCTGTTAGAAAAACTTGTAATTAAAGAAAGACTGAATACCCTTATTCTAAATCTATATCCTGGAAACAAAGGCTTTTCAATGGCTTTTCGATCTATCCCCCGTTCTGAAGTGGGATCTGAAGACACTGCCAATATAATCGAGACAATGCAGTGGCCGTATGAAGATGATGATATACTCAGGCATATAGATAATGAAGAGCTTCCGCCTACTCTAGTAGATGTATTTGAGATGCATTATAGCCACTTATTCTACAGTGGGTGTATTATTGCTGAAATCAGAGATTACAGACAAGCTTACCCCCATTCTAATTGTGATATTCATCATGTTTTGCTTCGACCAACTCTAAAG AGTATTATGTCCGATATCAACAACATAGTAGAAACTAACAACTCAGCATCAGAAGAAAAAGACGAATGGAGTATAGAAGAGAGACACATGCTAGAGAGTCAGATTCTACTGGctgataattctcatatatGCTTAGACCCGGACAATACAGTATGTTCGACTCAATTAAGGCTGAATCACAGTAGGAACATGTGGAACTCCCATAAGTTCCATAGGATGGCTAGAAAATTCTCTCAAGTTACTGTTAATAGGAAAAGGAAATTAGATCAATTCACTCATAGAACAGGATTAGAATTATACGAGTATCTTAATAGGGTTAGGACGAAATCGAAATCCCCAAACTCTGGATCCAAGATAAGGAAAACAGAGATAAAGGAAATCAAACCCATAGCTGTACCTAATTTGGATTCTCCAGCTATCGGTCCTCCTTCTCAAG GTGTTGTCATCAATGAGTTCAAGGCCTACCAACCTCCTGTAGAATCCAATGACTATCTACCTCAAATAGTTGAAGAGTATGTATTGGAAACTAAATTACCCCCTAAGGATAAGAATAAGCAGCGTGTATACCATATCAAACTGTCGATACTGCAAAGACCTTCAAATTCGGAATATTTAGGAGAATTGTATCTTGACAGGGATCATAAAGAGAACGAAAGGAATGGAGTAGCATGTCGCTTCACATTAGGTACTCGGATGCATGTGAATAAATATTTACAACAGTTTTCAGAGACTTTTACCAAGAGTGGTAGGCAAAGTGTTGTGATGAGACGTGGTGGTCGTAACACGAACTTCAAGATCTCTTTGGGTCAGTTACAG CAGAATGCAGCTCAATCAAGTGCCCAACAGAAACAACAGCAACAAGTTGGTAATCAACCTCAGCAACAAAATCAGCAAGTTGGTAATCTACCAAACCATATTATTAATGGAATTGTGTCTGGTGGGGTGAATATCGTTCAAAATCAGGTTCATACAAGTACCTCAAGTGCTTCTGTGATG ccGAGTCACTTGCAGTCAAGTTCTACGAGTAAGCCATCAACTCAAACACTCACTAATCAACAGTTGGAAATTAATGCTCTTGCTATAAAACTGATGAATTTTGGGCAAGAGTTTCAAGCAGCAG CTCATGCAAAACAACAGGAACAACAACGTCAATTACAACAGCAGCAACAGCAGAAAGGCTCTACAAATGCTAACAACACGATAATCAACTTACTAAATAGTGGTCCAGTCAGTAATATAAATAGTGAGGCTAACACAGTTGTGGTGAACACGATAAACAATTCCTCCTTACTACCTCAACAAATACAAACTAGTACTCAACAGAAGCTGTTAACTCCGAGAAAAATGACTGTAATGAACTTGCCCTCGAACGCTCGAGTAATAGGACACGCAGGCAATTTGGTTGTGAATAATAATCGTTTGGCAGATTTGAACAGCTCGTTGAGTGGACAGCAAACCATAACCTTGACATCGGTTAACAGTAACGAGAGTTTCAGTTATACTGCTGTTCCTGTTAAGCAACAAGTG ATAAGTCAGAGATCAGTATCCACTTCAAATGAGTCAAATAAACAAACAGCTTTATCGGCTCTTTTAGTTGGTACCCCTGCAGCTGATAGACCAGACATTGTGAGTTCCAATAACAGCTCCCTTTTGTTGGAAAAACTAGCCAGTTCGAGTTCATCGAACTCCTCTCAAGGAACATCACAATCCTTCCTTCAGAACCCAAACAAACCCCAGCAGTTCGTCTTGCAGTCCTCTAAGATAAACACAGTTCAGTCGCCAATGTCTAGTCCCCAGCAAACGTCCAATACAATAAATGTTCAGAGTTTGAAACTCTCTCAGTTGCAGAGTTTAACAGGTATACAGAATCTTCAAGTTCAGTTACCAGGATTTTCACAACCGATCTCACTTTCGTCGGGGGGGAACATACAAGGTCATCCAACTGGTCTGTTGGTTTCTTTACCAGTGACTTCATCTTCTGGTACAAGCACCATCTCTCAGGCAGCTAATAATGGAACAGGTGTTGTGAACACTGGACCAACTGTTGTGTTGGCAAACGCAGCTGGCTTGACAAGTCTTG GTCAGAGACTACAGCAAGCAAATCTGCAACAGAACATTACAAGAACAATTCAAAGAACACCTATAACAATCAAGATGGCTTCTACCCCTCCCAACACAAGTCAGTTGacagatttaaaatttgatattacaGAAAAATAA